The Methanoregula boonei 6A8 genome has a window encoding:
- a CDS encoding MBL fold metallo-hydrolase, giving the protein MQVRWIPEQGALANSYIFGTVLVDAGLLPMAIQPFKDTIDTIVLTHCHFDHTAHVKEIAHMCKAKVAIHRADAMGLFEDAQSLSMHFGARSPGIAPDIKLNDGDTIGGLTVIHTPGHTPGSICLWSEADKVLISGDTVFTDGAFGRYDFPGGSRQALEESLDRLSALDVEGLYPGHGEPVDCGGKRHIAAARQLMKGGYG; this is encoded by the coding sequence ATGCAGGTCAGGTGGATCCCCGAGCAGGGGGCGCTCGCAAACTCGTATATCTTCGGCACGGTCCTCGTGGACGCCGGTCTCCTCCCTATGGCAATCCAGCCGTTCAAGGACACGATCGATACAATAGTCCTTACCCACTGTCACTTCGACCATACCGCCCATGTAAAAGAGATCGCCCATATGTGCAAGGCCAAGGTCGCGATCCATCGGGCGGATGCCATGGGTCTTTTCGAGGATGCACAGAGCCTCTCCATGCATTTTGGCGCCCGTTCTCCCGGTATTGCACCGGATATCAAACTCAATGACGGTGACACCATAGGCGGCCTGACCGTCATCCACACGCCGGGCCATACCCCGGGAAGCATCTGTCTCTGGTCAGAGGCAGACAAGGTGCTCATCAGCGGCGATACCGTATTTACCGACGGTGCGTTTGGACGCTACGATTTCCCCGGCGGGAGCCGGCAGGCGCTGGAAGAGTCCCTTGACCGGCTTTCTGCCCTCGATGTGGAGGGGCTGTACCCGGGCCACGGCGAGCCGGTGGACTGCGGCGGGAAACGCCACATTGCTGCGGCACGGCAACTCATGAAGGGCGGGTATGGATAA